One part of the Marichromatium purpuratum 984 genome encodes these proteins:
- a CDS encoding DMT family transporter, with protein MDLAAFAQIWILFALASAFFHASRLAVTKRLSPSFSARALTFYVNLASLAVTLPLILWYHDFPLHQPAYVLAVLCGGVLSGLGGWALNAALHRSEVSLVGPLMTLTPGLAIAIEWLLTGALPAPLGWLGVGLLILGGYTLGIDEQGIRWHRPLRTPGRRLALLAAACFAAASVFGRIGIQLSDPLSFAVMVAMVNPLVLLVVFGLQDRRFYAELTGATALREIRPLLLLGVLFALMRIADQIALSLALASYVMAVKRSAGIFSVLLGRWLFAEPYPRTRLLGASIMLLGVLVLTLG; from the coding sequence CGTCACCAAGCGCCTCAGCCCGAGCTTCTCGGCGCGCGCGCTGACCTTCTATGTCAACCTCGCCAGCCTCGCGGTGACCCTGCCGCTGATCCTCTGGTATCACGACTTCCCGCTGCACCAACCGGCCTATGTGCTGGCGGTGCTGTGCGGCGGGGTGCTCTCCGGGCTCGGCGGCTGGGCGCTCAACGCCGCGCTGCACCGCAGCGAGGTGTCGCTGGTCGGGCCGCTGATGACCCTCACCCCGGGGCTGGCGATCGCCATCGAGTGGCTGCTCACCGGGGCGCTGCCGGCGCCGCTCGGCTGGCTCGGGGTGGGGCTGTTGATCCTCGGCGGCTATACCCTGGGGATCGACGAGCAGGGCATCCGCTGGCACCGCCCGCTGCGCACCCCGGGTCGGCGCCTGGCGCTGCTCGCCGCCGCCTGCTTCGCCGCAGCCAGCGTGTTCGGTCGTATCGGCATCCAGCTCAGCGACCCGCTGTCGTTCGCGGTGATGGTGGCGATGGTCAACCCGCTGGTGCTGCTGGTGGTGTTCGGGCTGCAGGACCGGCGCTTCTACGCCGAGCTCACCGGCGCCACCGCGCTGCGCGAGATCCGCCCGCTGTTGCTGCTCGGGGTGCTGTTCGCGCTGATGCGCATCGCCGACCAGATCGCCCTCAGCCTGGCGCTCGCCTCCTATGTGATGGCGGTCAAGCGCAGCGCCGGGATCTTCTCGGTGCTGCTCGGGCGCTGGCTGTTCGCCGAGCCCTATCCGCGCACCCGGCTGCTCGGGGCGAGCATCATGCTGCTCGGGGTGTTGGTGCTGACCCTCGGCTGA
- a CDS encoding nSTAND1 domain-containing NTPase, with protein sequence MTETDCSSPSAKRPAAATPRLRVFVSSPSDLEYERALMRDLILALAREYRPYFDLSAVLWEEEALTAAQSFQAGLVRPAECEIVLVMLWTRLGTPLAEQPYGGMTGTEWEFVDAVEASARAGSPEVLVYRKQAPCLVDVNDAARTREAVEERQRLETFFQRHFFNPDGSFKRAFRQFEDARALRELVEGQLRKLLNRRISAERRASVGVADWRGSPFRPERAFALADEPVFTGRETEVRELVVRLERLRARGRGLLLISGPSGVGKSSLLHAGLLPRLLRPLLFAGVDGCRWCAPDLASARPLRALAVALCAPAVLGDTLAGSGLDAAALARLLARDPELGAGQIGAALDRLQGAEGGESRLVLIADPFDPLLADVALEASEAEACARALAALARSGRIWVIATLRDDALSGLADLPEIATLIDDEAWYPLAPIAPARIRQLIEIPARIAGIELAEESAVGERGLIERLESDLAVVRHWSPLLELVLEELLEAAERRGVRRLVVTDYHALGGVEGLLRTRAERLWSRLDATVRATLPVLCRALLALESDEQQRPGVRDGDLATLAAHPQAMALLAPLVAARLVVIERDPERAAPAAAPPPTFGLAAALQRLLAQSREEWLVRVGGWREMRPVDEERAPAERPCERPAWAEGRAVVRLVHPALARCWPVLRDWAGAPEHARALRLRYRLSRQAWLWRRTDCNREYLLGEAGHAALAGFVAAHEDELEALERDYLAHSRAHLLAQRRRNRWVRLTGMALLGLLLAASAAAYWAWDASRQATLNLQYSRLKEAAAAVALGNTPEAVELAIGAAPHLPAAATDTLARAFTRNRLLAMAEAPGADPERPLPPAFSDDGAWLATLSHADGARLWRLRDGHFVAIGMLAPPGAALEALRVSGGGDAVEVFGIGAAGVWRLPLEAPRAPDWRCVGAPGGVLALAPDGRGLALTRVVDAGVAVCMVDLATPGRVRWQRVVHQAEIRSLDFSPDGTLLATASRDGWALLLDAAGGVERVRLPPGGALDRPANRARFDHAGERVAVASADERVRLYGLDGRLLSTLGALERDGRTLRVHESAVRDLAFSPDDRFLVAVDDAGQVVRWTLASGAAEVLGHHGLSVERVELVPGDEEALVLSASLDKTARLWGVETGRELAVFSHDGPVSGARFSRDGSRVLTYSARDGSARLWSVTPADGLSFRLEQDDHVWHLALAAPGDGAEVLMATAAFDGRVELWSHDRAHPEAPPRLLRRLQHAPEVRVRRVGFSPGARWLASAGFDGAARVWDLESNTSCRAQVDPRCADPEAAGCAGVHEVLFAPDGRWLLTAAEVPEAPLRLWDPVDCNALPLPSAFAHDGHGVVAAAVGASADGALLVASGDAAGTLRVMRREPGARWQRLCTLEAHQAAVTDLALAPDGSALASAGEDGRVALVELDGAGCAAPRLLDAGAGLVYAVGFAPDGGALVSAAQDGRAYLWTRAGVALATLVGHRDRVYSAEFSPDGQWLLTAARDGELRLWRRPRRAQDAPLAAYLVLDAALGGVAYAHFSPDGNSLGAAYWENAAVWWRLWNESPEIDPAWVRTWGPERARLALIREAMRFQRGD encoded by the coding sequence ATGACTGAGACCGACTGCTCAAGCCCATCTGCAAAACGCCCCGCCGCGGCCACGCCTCGCCTGCGGGTGTTCGTCTCCTCGCCCTCGGATCTCGAGTACGAGCGGGCGCTGATGCGCGACCTGATCCTCGCCCTGGCGCGCGAGTACCGCCCCTACTTCGATCTCTCTGCGGTGCTCTGGGAGGAGGAGGCGCTGACCGCGGCGCAGAGCTTCCAGGCCGGACTGGTGCGCCCGGCCGAGTGCGAGATCGTGCTGGTGATGCTGTGGACCCGGCTCGGTACCCCGCTCGCCGAGCAACCCTATGGCGGCATGACCGGGACCGAGTGGGAGTTCGTCGATGCGGTCGAGGCCTCGGCGCGGGCCGGCTCCCCCGAGGTGCTGGTCTATCGCAAGCAGGCGCCCTGTCTGGTCGATGTCAACGACGCCGCGCGCACCCGCGAGGCGGTGGAGGAGCGCCAGCGCCTCGAGACCTTCTTCCAGCGCCATTTCTTCAACCCCGACGGCAGCTTCAAGCGCGCCTTCCGCCAGTTCGAGGACGCGCGCGCGCTGCGCGAGCTGGTCGAGGGTCAGCTGCGCAAGCTGCTCAACCGTCGCATCAGCGCCGAGCGCCGCGCGAGCGTCGGCGTCGCCGACTGGCGTGGCTCGCCGTTTCGCCCCGAGCGCGCCTTTGCGCTCGCCGACGAGCCGGTGTTCACCGGGCGCGAGACCGAGGTGCGCGAGCTGGTCGTGCGGCTCGAACGGCTGCGCGCGCGTGGTCGTGGCCTGCTGCTGATCAGCGGTCCCAGCGGCGTGGGCAAGAGTTCGCTGCTCCACGCCGGGCTGCTGCCGCGACTGTTGCGTCCCCTGCTCTTCGCCGGGGTCGACGGCTGTCGCTGGTGTGCCCCGGATCTTGCCAGCGCCCGCCCGCTGCGGGCGCTGGCCGTGGCGCTCTGCGCGCCGGCGGTGCTCGGTGATACGCTCGCCGGTAGCGGGCTCGATGCCGCCGCGCTGGCGCGGCTGCTGGCGCGCGACCCCGAACTCGGCGCCGGCCAGATCGGCGCCGCGCTCGATCGGCTGCAGGGCGCCGAGGGTGGCGAGTCGCGCCTGGTGCTGATCGCCGACCCGTTCGATCCCTTGCTGGCAGATGTCGCGCTCGAGGCGTCCGAGGCCGAGGCCTGCGCGCGCGCGCTCGCCGCGCTCGCCCGCTCGGGGCGGATCTGGGTGATCGCCACCCTGCGCGACGACGCCCTGAGCGGGCTTGCGGACCTGCCCGAAATCGCCACCCTGATCGATGACGAGGCCTGGTATCCGTTGGCGCCGATCGCCCCGGCGCGCATCCGTCAGTTGATCGAGATCCCGGCGCGGATCGCCGGGATCGAACTCGCCGAGGAGAGCGCCGTCGGCGAGCGCGGTCTGATCGAGCGCCTGGAGTCCGACCTCGCCGTCGTGCGCCACTGGTCGCCGTTGCTCGAACTGGTGCTCGAAGAACTCCTCGAGGCCGCCGAGCGGCGTGGTGTGCGGCGACTGGTGGTGACCGACTATCACGCGCTGGGCGGCGTCGAGGGACTGCTGCGCACGCGCGCCGAACGACTCTGGTCGCGGCTCGATGCGACGGTGCGCGCAACACTGCCGGTGCTCTGTCGCGCCCTGCTGGCACTGGAGAGCGACGAGCAGCAGCGGCCCGGCGTGCGCGATGGTGATCTCGCCACCCTGGCCGCTCACCCCCAGGCAATGGCGCTGCTCGCGCCCCTGGTCGCGGCACGGCTGGTGGTGATCGAACGCGATCCCGAGAGGGCGGCGCCGGCGGCCGCGCCGCCACCGACGTTCGGTCTGGCGGCAGCGTTGCAGCGGCTGCTGGCGCAGAGCCGTGAGGAATGGCTGGTGCGGGTCGGTGGCTGGCGCGAGATGCGTCCCGTCGACGAGGAGCGCGCGCCAGCCGAGCGGCCTTGCGAACGACCCGCCTGGGCCGAGGGGCGCGCGGTGGTGCGATTGGTCCATCCGGCGTTGGCACGCTGCTGGCCGGTGCTGCGCGATTGGGCGGGCGCGCCGGAACATGCCCGGGCGCTACGGCTGCGCTATCGGTTGTCTCGTCAGGCGTGGCTGTGGCGGCGCACCGACTGCAATCGTGAGTACCTGCTCGGCGAGGCCGGGCATGCCGCGCTCGCCGGCTTCGTCGCCGCTCATGAGGACGAACTCGAAGCGCTCGAGCGCGACTATCTGGCGCACTCACGTGCCCATCTGCTGGCGCAGCGTCGCCGCAACCGCTGGGTGCGATTGACCGGGATGGCGCTGCTCGGGCTGCTGCTGGCGGCCAGTGCCGCGGCCTACTGGGCCTGGGACGCCTCGCGTCAGGCCACGCTCAATCTCCAGTACAGCCGGCTCAAGGAGGCCGCGGCGGCAGTCGCGCTGGGCAACACCCCGGAGGCCGTGGAACTGGCGATCGGTGCCGCGCCCCACTTGCCGGCGGCGGCCACCGACACCCTGGCGCGCGCCTTCACCCGCAACCGTCTGCTGGCGATGGCCGAGGCGCCGGGGGCCGATCCCGAGCGACCGCTGCCGCCGGCCTTCAGTGACGACGGCGCCTGGTTGGCGACCCTTTCGCACGCCGATGGCGCGCGGCTGTGGCGGCTGCGCGACGGGCACTTCGTCGCCATCGGGATGCTTGCTCCGCCGGGGGCGGCGCTCGAGGCGTTGCGGGTGAGCGGTGGCGGCGATGCCGTCGAGGTGTTCGGCATCGGCGCCGCCGGGGTGTGGCGCCTGCCGCTGGAGGCGCCGCGCGCGCCGGACTGGCGCTGCGTCGGCGCGCCCGGCGGGGTGCTCGCGCTCGCCCCGGACGGGCGCGGGTTGGCGCTGACCCGGGTCGTCGACGCGGGCGTTGCGGTGTGCATGGTCGATCTCGCCACGCCCGGGCGGGTGCGCTGGCAGCGGGTGGTGCACCAGGCCGAGATCCGCAGCCTCGACTTTTCCCCCGACGGCACGCTACTGGCGACCGCCTCGCGTGATGGCTGGGCGTTGCTGCTCGATGCTGCCGGCGGTGTCGAGCGGGTGCGGCTGCCGCCCGGCGGTGCGCTCGATCGTCCCGCCAATCGCGCCCGCTTCGATCATGCCGGCGAGCGGGTGGCGGTGGCCTCGGCCGACGAGCGGGTGCGCCTCTATGGGCTCGATGGTCGGCTGTTGAGCACCCTCGGCGCCCTGGAGCGCGACGGTCGCACCCTACGGGTGCACGAGAGCGCGGTACGCGATCTCGCCTTCTCCCCCGACGATCGCTTCCTGGTCGCCGTCGACGATGCCGGTCAGGTGGTGCGCTGGACGCTGGCGAGCGGGGCGGCCGAGGTGCTCGGTCATCACGGGCTGAGCGTCGAGCGGGTGGAACTCGTCCCCGGGGACGAGGAGGCACTGGTGCTCAGCGCCTCGCTCGACAAGACCGCGCGACTGTGGGGGGTGGAGACCGGACGGGAGTTGGCGGTGTTCAGCCACGACGGTCCGGTCTCGGGGGCACGCTTCAGCCGCGACGGGTCACGGGTGCTGACCTACTCGGCGCGCGACGGCTCGGCGCGACTGTGGTCGGTGACACCGGCTGACGGACTCTCGTTCCGGCTCGAACAGGACGACCACGTCTGGCACCTGGCGTTGGCCGCGCCTGGCGACGGCGCCGAGGTGCTGATGGCCACCGCCGCCTTCGACGGACGGGTCGAGCTGTGGAGTCACGATCGCGCCCACCCCGAGGCACCGCCACGGCTGCTGCGTCGGCTGCAGCACGCCCCCGAGGTACGGGTGCGTCGGGTCGGCTTCTCACCCGGTGCGCGTTGGTTGGCGAGCGCCGGGTTCGACGGCGCGGCGCGGGTGTGGGATCTCGAGAGCAACACCAGTTGTCGTGCCCAGGTCGATCCGCGCTGTGCCGACCCCGAGGCGGCGGGATGCGCTGGTGTTCATGAGGTGCTGTTCGCCCCCGACGGGCGCTGGCTGCTGACCGCCGCCGAGGTCCCCGAGGCACCGCTGCGGCTGTGGGACCCGGTCGACTGCAATGCTCTGCCGTTGCCCAGCGCCTTCGCCCACGACGGCCACGGCGTGGTCGCCGCGGCGGTGGGTGCGAGCGCCGACGGTGCGCTGCTGGTGGCCAGTGGCGATGCCGCCGGCACCCTGCGGGTGATGCGGCGCGAGCCCGGGGCACGTTGGCAGCGACTCTGCACCCTGGAGGCGCACCAGGCGGCGGTCACCGACCTCGCCCTCGCCCCCGACGGCAGCGCCCTGGCGAGCGCCGGAGAGGACGGCCGGGTGGCGTTGGTCGAGCTCGACGGCGCCGGTTGCGCCGCGCCGCGTCTGCTCGATGCCGGTGCCGGGCTGGTCTACGCGGTCGGTTTCGCCCCCGATGGCGGTGCTTTGGTCAGTGCCGCGCAGGACGGGCGCGCCTATCTGTGGACCCGCGCCGGGGTGGCGCTGGCGACCCTCGTCGGCCATCGCGACCGGGTCTACAGCGCCGAGTTCAGCCCCGACGGCCAGTGGCTGCTGACCGCCGCGCGCGACGGCGAGCTGCGGTTGTGGCGGCGTCCGCGCCGTGCCCAGGACGCGCCGCTGGCCGCCTATCTGGTGCTCGACGCTGCGCTTGGCGGGGTCGCCTACGCCCACTTCAGCCCCGACGGCAACAGCCTGGGCGCGGCCTACTGGGAGAACGCCGCGGTGTGGTGGCGGCTGTGGAACGAGTCGCCCGAGATCGATCCGGCCTGGGTGCGGACCTGGGGCCCCGAGCGCGCCCGTCTGGCGCTGATTCGCGAGGCGATGCGCTTCCAGCGCGGCGACTGA